The Oryzias latipes chromosome 16, ASM223467v1 genome includes a region encoding these proteins:
- the LOC101166416 gene encoding uncharacterized protein LOC101166416 isoform X1: MVRYWSPERTVRSLKEPREEIPLRFNHHLEFKHKRQKLYENVLESKSAHLSVMEMDKLGLLLLLLLSHVFSQETELGPWRREPEETKWPNSEDLQRVLLRVARKPKLCRCFTGQTGRKPTSKTQTAGKRIGHTFHTFVGLMGKRENDQGASRVR, encoded by the exons ATGGTGCGTTATTGGTCCCCAGAGCGCACAGTTAGGAGCCTCAAAGAGCCACGGGAAGAAATTCCGCTCCGTTTTAATCATCATCTGGAGTTTAAGCATAAACGACAGAAGTTGTATGAGAACGTGTTGGAATCGAAATCCGCGCACCTTTCAGTGATGGAGATGGATAAacttggtcttctgctgctgctgcttctgtcacATGTTTTCAGCCAAGAAACGGAGCTGGGGCCGTGGAGGAGAGAACCAGAGGAG ACGAAATGGCCAAACTCGGAGGATCTTCAGCGAGTTTTACTGAGGGTGGCCAGAAAACCCAAACTGTGCCGGTGTTTTACCGGACAGACCGGGAGAAAACCAACCA GTAAAACACAGACAGCAGGAAAACGAATTG ggcATACATTTCACACTTTCGTGGGCCTGATGGGTAAAAGGGAAAATGATCAAG GAGCTTCAAGGGTGCGCTGA
- the LOC101155717 gene encoding septin-7 isoform X1, with translation MAQQKNLEGYVGFASLPNQVYRKSVKRGFEFTLMVVGESGLGKSTLINSLFLTDLYSAEYPGPSHRIKKTVQVEQSKVLIKEGGVQLLLTIVDTPGFGDAVDNSNCWQPVIDHIDSKFEDYLNAESRVNRRQMPDSRIHCCLYFIAPSGHGLKPLDIEFMKRLHEKVNVIPLIAKADTLTPEECQQFKKQIMREIQEHKIKIYEFPETDDEEENRLVKKIKDKLPLAVVGSNTIIEVNSKRVRGRQYPWGVAEVENSDHCDFTILRDMLIRTHMQDLKDVTNNVHYENYRSRKLAAVTYNGLDNNKGKGQLSTKLDTVEGKSPLAQMEEERREHVTKMKKMEMEMEQVFEMKVKEKVQKLKDSEAELQRRHEQMKKNLEAQHKELEEKRRVFEEERANWEALQRQEQLKQEASKTLDKNKKKGKIF, from the exons ATGG CA caacaGAAAAACCTTGAGGGATATGTCGGCTTTGCAAGCCTCCCGAACCAAGTTTACAGGAAGTCTGTGAAGAGGGGGTTTGAGTTCACGCTGATGGTTGTGG GTGAATCCGGTCTGGGCAAGTCGACGCTCATCAACTCGTTGTTCCTAACAGACCTTTACTCGGCAGAATATCCCGGACCTTCACATCGAATCAAAAAGACTGTACAG GTGGAGCAGTCCAAAGTGCTAATAAAAGAGGGCGGAGTCCAGCTGCTTCTAACAATAGTTGACACCCCAGGATTCGGAGATGCCGTCGACAACAGCAACTG CTGGCAACCGGTCATCGACCACATAGACAGCAAGTTTGAAGATTATCTGAACGCAGAGTCGCGGGTCAACCGACGACAGATGCCCGACAGCCGGATCCACTGCTGTCTGTACTTCATCGCTCCGTCAGGACACGG CCTGAAGCCGCTGGACATCGAGTTCATGAAACGGCTGCATGAGAAAGTCAATGTCATCCCGCTGATTGCCAAAGCAGACACCCTCACCCCAGAGGAATGCCAGCAGTTCAAGAAGCAG ATCATGCGGGAAATCCAGGAGCACAAAATTAAGATCTACGAATTTCCGGAGACGGACGACGAGGAGGAGAACCGGCtcgtgaaaaaaatcaaa GACAAGCTCCCGCTGGCTGTTGTTGGAAGTAACACCATCATCGAAGTGAACAGCAAGAGAGTCCGAGGAAGACAATACCCCTGGGGGGTTGCAGAAG TGGAGAACAGCGACCATTGTGACTTCACCATCCTCAGGGACATGCTCATCAg AACTCATATGCAGGACCTAAAGGACGTGACCAACAACGTCCACTACGAGAACTACCGCAGCAGGAAGCTGGCCGCCGTCACCTACAACGGACTGGACAACAACAAGGGCAAAGGACAGCTCTCCACCAA acttGACACAGTTGAAGGAAA gagcccCCTGGCCcagatggaggaggagaggcgaGAGCACGTGACCAAGATGAAGAAGATGGAGATGGAGATGGAGCAGGTGTTTGAGATGAAAGTCAAGGAGAAAGTGCAGAAGCTGAAAGACTCTGAAGCAGAG CTTCAGCGGCGTCACGAACAGATGAAGAAGAACCTGGAGGCTCAGCACaaagagctggaggagaagagACGTGTCTTTGAGGAGGAGAGAGCCAACTGGGAGGCTCTGCAGCGCcaggagcagctgaagcagGAGGCCTCCAA GactctggacaaaaacaagaagaaaggcAAGATCTTCTAA
- the LOC101155717 gene encoding septin-7 isoform X2 translates to MVVGESGLGKSTLINSLFLTDLYSAEYPGPSHRIKKTVQVEQSKVLIKEGGVQLLLTIVDTPGFGDAVDNSNCWQPVIDHIDSKFEDYLNAESRVNRRQMPDSRIHCCLYFIAPSGHGLKPLDIEFMKRLHEKVNVIPLIAKADTLTPEECQQFKKQIMREIQEHKIKIYEFPETDDEEENRLVKKIKDKLPLAVVGSNTIIEVNSKRVRGRQYPWGVAEVENSDHCDFTILRDMLIRTHMQDLKDVTNNVHYENYRSRKLAAVTYNGLDNNKGKGQLSTKLDTVEGKSPLAQMEEERREHVTKMKKMEMEMEQVFEMKVKEKVQKLKDSEAELQRRHEQMKKNLEAQHKELEEKRRVFEEERANWEALQRQEQLKQEASKTLDKNKKKGKIF, encoded by the exons ATGGTTGTGG GTGAATCCGGTCTGGGCAAGTCGACGCTCATCAACTCGTTGTTCCTAACAGACCTTTACTCGGCAGAATATCCCGGACCTTCACATCGAATCAAAAAGACTGTACAG GTGGAGCAGTCCAAAGTGCTAATAAAAGAGGGCGGAGTCCAGCTGCTTCTAACAATAGTTGACACCCCAGGATTCGGAGATGCCGTCGACAACAGCAACTG CTGGCAACCGGTCATCGACCACATAGACAGCAAGTTTGAAGATTATCTGAACGCAGAGTCGCGGGTCAACCGACGACAGATGCCCGACAGCCGGATCCACTGCTGTCTGTACTTCATCGCTCCGTCAGGACACGG CCTGAAGCCGCTGGACATCGAGTTCATGAAACGGCTGCATGAGAAAGTCAATGTCATCCCGCTGATTGCCAAAGCAGACACCCTCACCCCAGAGGAATGCCAGCAGTTCAAGAAGCAG ATCATGCGGGAAATCCAGGAGCACAAAATTAAGATCTACGAATTTCCGGAGACGGACGACGAGGAGGAGAACCGGCtcgtgaaaaaaatcaaa GACAAGCTCCCGCTGGCTGTTGTTGGAAGTAACACCATCATCGAAGTGAACAGCAAGAGAGTCCGAGGAAGACAATACCCCTGGGGGGTTGCAGAAG TGGAGAACAGCGACCATTGTGACTTCACCATCCTCAGGGACATGCTCATCAg AACTCATATGCAGGACCTAAAGGACGTGACCAACAACGTCCACTACGAGAACTACCGCAGCAGGAAGCTGGCCGCCGTCACCTACAACGGACTGGACAACAACAAGGGCAAAGGACAGCTCTCCACCAA acttGACACAGTTGAAGGAAA gagcccCCTGGCCcagatggaggaggagaggcgaGAGCACGTGACCAAGATGAAGAAGATGGAGATGGAGATGGAGCAGGTGTTTGAGATGAAAGTCAAGGAGAAAGTGCAGAAGCTGAAAGACTCTGAAGCAGAG CTTCAGCGGCGTCACGAACAGATGAAGAAGAACCTGGAGGCTCAGCACaaagagctggaggagaagagACGTGTCTTTGAGGAGGAGAGAGCCAACTGGGAGGCTCTGCAGCGCcaggagcagctgaagcagGAGGCCTCCAA GactctggacaaaaacaagaagaaaggcAAGATCTTCTAA